The genome window AGGTTCGTGCCTTATTGAAATGGGGAATACGAAAGTAATCTGTACGGCGTCTGTAGAGGATAAGCTACCACCTTTTAGGAAGCTAGAAGGGGAGCTGGGGTGGGTTACCGCGGAGTATGGGATGCTGCCACGTTCAACCAACGTTCGTACGCCTCGGGAAGGTCGAAACGGGCCCTCGGGTAGAACGGTTGAGATTCAACGATTGATCGGAAGGAGTCTAAGGGCTGTTGTTGAGATGCCGGTTTTGGAAGAGCGGACGATTTTGATAGACTGTGATGTGCTGCAAGCGGATGGCGGAACGCGCTGTGCTGCCATTACAGGCTCTTTTGTGGCGCTTGCGGAGGCCTGCAGAAAATTAGTGGATGAGGGTGCTATTACAAGAATGCCTCTGACGGGCATGGTGGCCGCAGTAAGTGTAGGTGTCGTTGGCAGTGACGAGTTGCTCGATCTTTGCTATGAAGAGGATCATCGTTGTGCCGTGGACATGAACGTAGTCATGACCGACAAAGGTCGTTACGTTGAAATACAGGGGACTGCCGAGATGACTCCGTTTGACCGAAATCGGCTTTTACGTCTTCTTGATCTCGCCCAGGTTGGCCTGGAACAGCTGTTCAAGATGCAGCGTGCCGCTCTGGAGGGGATTCTGTAGGCTATGAATAGAGAGTTGCTTGTTGCGACCACGAATCCCAAGAAGGGGCGCGAAATGCTTCAGATTCTTGGAAGCTATTGCCCTGAGTTAACATTATTGACTTTAAATGATGTAGAACCCATGCCTATTGTGGAAGAGGCGGGGGAGACGTTTTATGAGAACGCCCATTTAAAGGCGGTATCCGCTGCAAAGCACACAGGTAGGATTGCCATCGCTGATGATGGGGGATTGGTAATAGATGCATTAAATGGAGCACCTGGCGTGCATTCCCATCGTTTTTTAGGTGTGGATGCCTCCTTTGATGAAAAGATGGACAAAATTCTCGAGCTCATGAGGCATGTTCCAGATGCAGAGCGCACCTGTCGATTTCAATGTGTTGTCGTGGTTGCAACTCCGGATGGACAAGAGTTCGTTAGTGAGGGTGTATGTGAGGGTTTAGTCGCCTATGAAAAACGTGGTCACTATGGTTTTGGATACGATCCTATCTTTTATTTACCCCAGCTTCAACGACATATGGCGGAGCTAACCCCCGACGAGAAGCATCGCATAAGTCATCGTGGAATGGCTTTACAGGGAGTAATTCCAATTCTAAGAAGCCTATTTCGACTCGATGAAAGAGAACGCTAATGGATAAGTTGGAACGGTACCGTAGGGTTTTAGGAACTATTCCTACGAAGATGTTACGATGGAATTTGTATGGAGCTGGTCTAGAGAACTTTGGACGTAGCGGCGCTCCTGAAGTGGAGGAGATACCCCAATGCGGCCCTCATGAACTGTTGGTGCGCCATGATGCGTGTGGTCTATGCTATTCCGACACGAAGGTGGTCTCGCTTGGCTCGCAACATCCGCGACTAATAGGACGTGACCTTACGAGAGAGCCTGTGACGCTAGGTCATGAGGTTTGTTGCACCGTGGTGGATGTAGGGAGCGAGTTAGAGGGACACTTCGAACGCGGAGAACGCTACGTTATTCAGGCCGACGTATTCCATAACGGCAAATCTATGGCATATGGCTACGTGTTTCGGGGAGGTCTATCCGAGTACGGCATCATTCCGCGAGAGATGATCGAGGGGGATGAGGGCTGCTATCTATTGCCGATTCAAGCAGCAATAGGCTATGCAGAGGCTGCGTTGGTAGAGCCGTGGGCCTGCGTGGTTGCCTCTTACGCAATCGCCCACCGCTCACACCCTAAGCCTGGGGGCAGCTTCTTGCTTGTGGTAGGAAAAGATGGCGAGAATATTGAGATCGGGGACGTGATTGGGGCGACGCTCACGTCGCCCGTGCCGCGAGAAGTAGTTCTCATAACGGCTGAAGGACTTGATGTTACTCCTATTATAAGGCAGATCGAGGCAACAAATGTAAAGATGACTCGTCGCTCTGTAAGCGATCTCATGGAAGGCCGCATCGGAAATTTTGATGATATTATTATTGCCGGTTGTTGGGATGCGGAGCTTGTAGAGAAAGTCTGTGATATGCCGGCCGATGATGGGGTCGTGGTACTTGCCTTAACTGAGCCTCTTCCGCCGAAGATTGCCCTTGACATCGGACGAGTCCATTATAACCGTCGTTTTTATATGGGGGCTAAAGGAAATAGGGTGGCAGATGCCTATAAAGAGCCGCGTACCGCAGAATTGCGTGCTGGAGGATGTGCATGGTTCATTGGCGCGGCTGGGCCTATGGGACAGATGCATGTGCAGCGAGCCTTGCAGTTGCCAGAACCTCCCGAGCTTATTGTTGTAACTGACAGACATGATGATAGGTTGGAGAGCTTAAATAAGCGCTTTGGAGGATTAGCGAGACAGCGTCAAATAGAGCTGATTACGCGCAACGTGCGTGGGATGGATACTGACCAGCAGGCAGAAATGCTGATGGAGCTCACGCGTGGCAGAGCATTTGATGATATCGTTAGTATGGTGGCTGATGCAGCTGCGATCGAAGCGGCAGTAGAGCTTCTAGCAAATGGAGGTTGGTTTAATATCTTTGCTGGGGTTGCTAGAGGAACAAAAATCGGCGTACCTTGCACGCGTATCGTGCGGGATGGTTGTCGGTTTATTGGCAGCAGTGGCTCTTCCCTGGCCGCCATGAGGGAAACTTTGGCGCGTGTAGAGCAGGCCACGCTCAATACAAATGCCTCTCTAGCAGCAATTGGTGGGATGGAAGCTGCCCGTGACGGCCTTCAGGCCGTGAAGGAAGGGAGATTTCCAGGAAAGACTCTTATTTTCCCTCACCTTCACCAGCTGCCACTAACTGCTTTACCCGATTTGAAAGATGTCCTGCCTTCTGTATATGGACTGCTAGAAGATGGCCAGTTTTGGACAAGAGCGGCCGAGGAAGAACTTTTTCGGCTATTGCTTTAAAGGTGATCTTAGTGATCTGTTTTAAATTGATAAATTGTTGTTTGCCGATAAACGCTGTTGGGTGTAAGCAGAATCGAAGGAAAGTGCGCTTGGTGAAGCGAGTCAGGAAAATGCTGGGCTTCTAGGCAGAGCGCTGCATGGGGTGAATAGGGTTTACCATCACGACTATACAGGTTATCGGGAATCCGATTCATTGTATAGAGTTGTATCCCAGGCTCTGTTGTGTAGACCTCCATAATGC of Chthonomonas calidirosea T49 contains these proteins:
- the rph gene encoding ribonuclease PH; this translates as MPRFDGRGSAQLRPTKITRGFMPNAEGSCLIEMGNTKVICTASVEDKLPPFRKLEGELGWVTAEYGMLPRSTNVRTPREGRNGPSGRTVEIQRLIGRSLRAVVEMPVLEERTILIDCDVLQADGGTRCAAITGSFVALAEACRKLVDEGAITRMPLTGMVAAVSVGVVGSDELLDLCYEEDHRCAVDMNVVMTDKGRYVEIQGTAEMTPFDRNRLLRLLDLAQVGLEQLFKMQRAALEGIL
- a CDS encoding alcohol dehydrogenase catalytic domain-containing protein — encoded protein: MLRWNLYGAGLENFGRSGAPEVEEIPQCGPHELLVRHDACGLCYSDTKVVSLGSQHPRLIGRDLTREPVTLGHEVCCTVVDVGSELEGHFERGERYVIQADVFHNGKSMAYGYVFRGGLSEYGIIPREMIEGDEGCYLLPIQAAIGYAEAALVEPWACVVASYAIAHRSHPKPGGSFLLVVGKDGENIEIGDVIGATLTSPVPREVVLITAEGLDVTPIIRQIEATNVKMTRRSVSDLMEGRIGNFDDIIIAGCWDAELVEKVCDMPADDGVVVLALTEPLPPKIALDIGRVHYNRRFYMGAKGNRVADAYKEPRTAELRAGGCAWFIGAAGPMGQMHVQRALQLPEPPELIVVTDRHDDRLESLNKRFGGLARQRQIELITRNVRGMDTDQQAEMLMELTRGRAFDDIVSMVADAAAIEAAVELLANGGWFNIFAGVARGTKIGVPCTRIVRDGCRFIGSSGSSLAAMRETLARVEQATLNTNASLAAIGGMEAARDGLQAVKEGRFPGKTLIFPHLHQLPLTALPDLKDVLPSVYGLLEDGQFWTRAAEEELFRLLL
- the rdgB gene encoding RdgB/HAM1 family non-canonical purine NTP pyrophosphatase, translated to MNRELLVATTNPKKGREMLQILGSYCPELTLLTLNDVEPMPIVEEAGETFYENAHLKAVSAAKHTGRIAIADDGGLVIDALNGAPGVHSHRFLGVDASFDEKMDKILELMRHVPDAERTCRFQCVVVVATPDGQEFVSEGVCEGLVAYEKRGHYGFGYDPIFYLPQLQRHMAELTPDEKHRISHRGMALQGVIPILRSLFRLDERER